CTTCAAAACAATAATCATCACCGTTAGGTAATATTACAGCGACGACCGTTACAAATGTCGCTGATCGATCCTCTGCATTTTCAAGTCGTTTGAGGCAGTATCTCATAGTTTCTTCGGAAGGAATTGAGTCTCCAGCCCAACGAGCTGATCTGATACCAGGTTCACCGTTGAGAACGTCAATGAATAATCCGGTATCGTCAGCTATTGTCCAGACATCAGAATTTGCATGTTCGTAAGCAAATCGAGCTTTTTTCAAAGCATTTTCTTCAAGAGTTTTACCATCTTCAATAGGTTCTCCTTCAATGCCAGATTCTGTAAGAGTCTGAATCGTAAAAGGTGATCCTTTAAATAAGGCTTTTATTTGTTCTGCTTTGCTTGGACTTCTTGTAGCAAGTACTATTATATTTTTCATAAGTTTCTTAAAAGAGTTTATATCTTAAAGGTCTTGAAATCAACTAGCAGATAAGCATATTAACACCATATATACGATGTTAGAGAAATTAATAGAAAAACCAGTTAATACCAATAATCCAATAGGTTTCAACCGAAACTAGGTAATCGTGGTCTTATGATTTACAGCCCCTTGACTTTATTTTTCTGGCCTGTAATATAGCTATCACGCCCTGAAAAGGGCCGCG
This sequence is a window from Candidatus Paceibacterota bacterium. Protein-coding genes within it:
- a CDS encoding non-canonical purine NTP pyrophosphatase; translation: MKNIIVLATRSPSKAEQIKALFKGSPFTIQTLTESGIEGEPIEDGKTLEENALKKARFAYEHANSDVWTIADDTGLFIDVLNGEPGIRSARWAGDSIPSEETMRYCLKRLENAEDRSATFVTVVAVILPNGDDYCFEGRIQGHILESPRVTPQPKMPYSSLFVPEGTDLSWAEMTVEQENSISHRGKAFREARAFLENYLKENS